A single window of Eucalyptus grandis isolate ANBG69807.140 chromosome 1, ASM1654582v1, whole genome shotgun sequence DNA harbors:
- the LOC108960869 gene encoding putative receptor like protein 25, translating into MKDLEKNSSRYIGNAIKRAWIFSSDATFHYSMRVIAKGIQMNYLKIQGYLALIDLSSNNFSGAIPEAIGSLKQIVLLNLSNNILSGPLPPFLAKLTNLEALDLSQNQLSGEIPQELTQLNSLSVFNISYNSLTGPIPQSQQFATSENNSYKGNLGLCGTPLSRKCRDTKAPSSPTSKEDQDSGTAMELEWKIVCMGYASGLVIGVVLGNCLITRRRVQRLAKNFGRRKQRRRR; encoded by the coding sequence ATGAAAGATCTTGAGAAAAATTCGTCAAGGTACATTGGGAATGCTATTAAACGGGCTTGGATTTTCTCTTCAGACGCAACCTTTCACTACTCTATGAGAGTAATTGCCAAAGGCATCCAAATGAATTACTTAAAGATCCAAGGGTACCTCGCATTGATTGATCTCTCGAGCAACAACTTCAGCGGAGCAATCCCTGAGGCCATCGGAAGCCTAAAGCAAATAGTATTGCTCAACCTTTCCAACAACATTCTCTCGGGTCCTCTGCCTCCATTCTTGGCAAAGCTAACCAATTTGGAGGCGTTGGACCTATCTCAAAACCAGCTCTCAGGAGAGATCCCTCAGGAGTTGACGCAACTCAATTCGCTTTCGGTCTTCAACATATCTTATAACAGTCTAACTGGGCCAATACCACAGTCACAACAGTTTGCTACATCCGAAAACAATTCCTACAAGGGAAATCTGGGGCTATGTGGCACTCCTCTGTCTAGAAAATGCAGAGATACCAAAGCGCCATCATCTCCTACTTCCAAAGAAGATCAAGATTCGGGGACTGCAATGGAATTAGAATGGAAGATCGTGTGCATGGGGTATGCAAGTGGGTTAGTGATTGGAGTAGTCCTCGGGAACTGCTTGATCACAAGAAGAAGGGTTCAGCGTCTTGCGAAGAACTTTGgcagaagaaaacaaaggcGAAGAAGGTAG